A region from the Lycium barbarum isolate Lr01 chromosome 8, ASM1917538v2, whole genome shotgun sequence genome encodes:
- the LOC132605276 gene encoding probable WRKY transcription factor 70, with protein MESQWPENSLAYMKMLINELNCGQELTNRLKEVINKPLCDRGKNLLAEDLVEKLMGSFCKTISILKSSKSIDEDSQVNPMVAVSSCRKGGRRLPDEDSTGSCKISSPKDQRGCNKRRKISVKNVKETSTLVDDGHVWRKYGQKQILDAPFPRSYYRCTYKFDQGCQATKQEQRIQANPPRFRTMYQGHHTCTTNYPTVSQILLDSQKDHDDSSTLLSFDSNTNYYYNPCFPTFLSTKKEIKKEVSLTCSYPNQHQIQSSSSDYFLPLEYDYSTLTAETSGHVKAALSSESDNGDFISYGSIYSSSTSTDQYCMEMDMMLGSINFEHLPFQF; from the exons ATGGAGTCCCAATGGCCAGAAAACTCATTGGCTTATATGAAAATGTTGATCAATGAGTTGAACTGTGGCCAGGAATTAACAAACCGGCTCAAAGAGGTGATCAACAAACCTCTATGTGATAGAGGCAAGAATTTGTTGGCAGAGGATTTAGTGGAGAAACTTATGGGTTCATTTTGCAAAACTATCTCAATACTAAAGTCTAGCAAGTCCATAGATGAAGATTCTCAGGTTAATCCGATGGTGGCTGTTTCGTCTTGTCGGAAAGGTGGTCGGAGATTGCCGGATGAAGACTCAACGGGTAGTTGCAAGATATCATCACCAAAAGATCAAAGAGGATGTAACAAGAGAAG GAAAATTTCAGTGAAAAATGTAAAAGAAACCTCAACTTTGGTGGATGATGGCCACGTTTGGCGAAAATATGGCCAGAAACAAATCCTTGATGCCCCTTTTCCAAG GAGCTATTATAGATGCACCTATAAGTTTGATCAAGGATGCCAAGCAACTAAACAAGAGCAAAGAATCCAAGCTAATCCACCTCGATTTCGGACCATGTACCAAGGTCATCACACATGTACAACTAATTACCCCACAGTTTCCCAAATTCTCTTAGATTCTCAGAAAGATCATGATGATTCTTCAACCCTGTTGAGTTTTGATTCCAACACTAATTATTATTACAATCCTTGTTTTCCAACATTTCTTTCAACAAAAAAGGAAATCAAGAAAGAGGTCTCCCTAACTTGCTCCTACCCTAATCAACACCAAATCCAATCATCAAGCTCTGACTATTTTCTCCCGTTAGAGTATGATTATTCGACTCTAACAGCTGAGACTTCCGGTCATGTTAAGGCGGCGTTATCATCAGAGTCAGATAATGGGGATTTCATCTCATATGGATCAATCTACTCTTCTTCTACTAGCACAGATCAGTACTGTATGGAAATGGATATGATGCTAGGCTCAATTAACTTTGAACATTTGCCTTTTCAATTTTAA